The Ananas comosus cultivar F153 linkage group 2, ASM154086v1, whole genome shotgun sequence genome contains a region encoding:
- the LOC109704522 gene encoding WAT1-related protein At4g30420-like, producing MGGHSCFEEYKPGVAMVAVQCIYAAMSLSAKAAFTEGMTPMVFVVYRQAIATLVLLPATILTKGGRLSDMAVGTRGFALVFVTSLIGGTLNQFLYYQGLHLASSSVATAMVNLTPAVTFVMAASVGLEKVNLRSLRSMAKVIGTIICVGGAISMAFFKGPKLLNADYHKLITLLHSVTDKWIAGALFLIGSSFCWSLWLILQVPLCKSYLDPLSLSAWMCLLSTFQSGILTFFLLPDLSAWRITSLIELFACIFAGIFGSCVTYCLQTWCVSKRGPLYSAMFNPLCTVITTVSAFFVLHEELHIGSLIGAIAVVGGLYVVLWGKAEDLNKIKPIPSDGRTKIAIIVDARHVSGESAVREPLIAEKAQVES from the exons ATGGGTGGCCACTCATGCTTTGAGGAGTACAAACCTGGAGTGGCAATGGTGGCCGTGCAGTGCATCTACGCGGCCATGTCGCTCTCGGCAAAGGCCGCGTTTACGGAGGGGATGACCCCCATGGTGTTTGTGGTCTATAGGCAAGCCATTGCCACCCTAGTATTGCTTCCTGCAACCATCCTCACAAAagg GGGAAGGCTAAGTGACATGGCAGTAGGAACGAGGGGATTTGCTTTGGTGTTTGTGACCTCCCTTATTGg TGGCACACTCAATCAATTCTTATACTATCAAGGATTACATTTGGCCTCTTCATCAGTAGCAACTGCTATGGTCAATCTCACACCAGCTGTCACTTTTGTTATGGCTGCTTCTGTTGG ATTAGAGAAAGTGAATCTGAGAAGCTTGAGAAGCATGGCTAAGGTGATTGGGACTATTATTTGTGTCGGTGGAGCTATTTCGATGGCGTTTTTTAAAGGTCCAAAGCTTCTAAATGCGGATTATCACAAGCTAATCACACTTCTACACTCGGTGACCGACAAATGGATCGCAGGCGCGCTATTTCTCATTGGCAGCAGTTTTTGCTGGTCACTTTGGCTCATCTTGCAG GTGCCACTTTGCAAATCGTATCTCGACCCGTTATCGCTGTCGGCGTGGATGTGCCTCTTATCAACTTTTCAGTCAGGTATACTCACATTCTTCCTGTTACCGGATTTGAGTGCTTGGAGAATTACTTCTCTTATCGAACTCTTCGCTTGCATATTCGCG GGTATATTTGGATCATGTGTTACCTACTGTCTCCAAACTTGGTGTGTATCAAAAAGGGGGCCTTTGTATTCTGCAATGTTTAATCCCCTTTGCACTGTAATTACTACGGTTTCGGCTTTCTTTGTGCTTCATGAAGAACTTCACATTGGAAG CTTGATCGGAGCTATTGCGGTTGTCGGAGGGTTGTATGTAGTGTTATGGGGCAAAGCTGAGGATCTGAACAAGATTAAGCCAATTCCTAGCGACGGTCGGACGAAGATCGCAATCATTGTAGATGCGCGACATGTCAGTGGCGAGAGTGCTGTCAGAGAACCCCTCATTGCAGAAAAAGCGCAGGTTGAAAGTTAG
- the LOC109704533 gene encoding tetraspanin-8, whose translation MFRLSNNLIGVLNLLTFLLSVPVLGGGVWLATRGGGSGTECERFLTVPLIVLGAFLMLVSLAGLVGACCRASLLLWLYLVAMFLLILLLFAFTLFAFLVTNKGAGEAVSNRGFKEYRLGDYSHWLQKRVDNSKNWAKIRSCLQDSKICERLQQGNETFDQFIRDNLSPIQSGCCKPPTECDFTYVSPTVWTVNSTTLTSTNNTDCSAWNNDPSTLCYGCQSCKAGVLANIKKDWKKVAIINIVVLVFLIMVYSVGCCAFRNIRRDNAYGYGGWKGRYP comes from the exons ATGTTTAGGCTCAGCAACAACCTCATCGGGGTGCTCAACCTCCTCACCTTCCTCCTCTCCGTGCCCGTGCTCGGCGGCGGCGTGTGGCTCGCCACCCGCGGCGGCGGGTCCGGCACCGAGTGCGAGCGCTTCCTCACGGTGCCGCTCATCGTCCTCGGCGCCTTCCTCATGCTCGTCTCCCTCGCCGGCCTCGTCGGCGCCTGCTGCAGggcctccctcctcctctggcTCTACCTTGTCGCCATgttcctcctcatcctcctcctcttcgccTTCACCCTCTTCGCCTTCCTCGTCACCAACAAGGGCGCCGGCGAGGCCGTCTCCAACCGCGGGTTCAAGGAGTACCGCCTCGGCGACTACTCCCACTGGCTCCAGAAGCGCGTCGACAACTCCAAGAACTGGGCCAAGATCCGGAGCTGCTTGCAGGACTCTAAGATTTGCGAGCGGCTCCAGCAGGGCAACGAGACCTTCGATCAGTTCATCAGGGACAATCTCTCCCCGATTCAG tcTGGATGCTGCAAACCGCCCACCGAATGCGACTTCACCTATGTGAGTCCAACTGTGTGGACCGTGAACTCCACGACATTGACCTCGACCAACAACACCGACTGCTCGGCGTGGAACAACGACCCGTCGACCCTCTGCTATGGCTGCCAGTCCTGCAAGGCCGGCGTGCTCGCCAACATCAAGAAGGACTGGAAGAAGGTCGCCATCATAAATATTGTCGTCCTCGTCTTCCTCATCATGGTCTACTCGGTCGGATGCTGCGCATTCCGGAACATTCGGCGCGACAATGCGTACGGCTACGGTGGATGGAAAGGAAGATATCCTTAG
- the LOC109706867 gene encoding putative glycine-rich cell wall structural protein 1 — MACGSASGLALLLCFLCLAMVSTESRPTARKDLSVNLGGGPGLGQGLGLGLGLGLGLGVGDGGSASGSGSGSGSVSGSGSGSGSGSGSASASGSGSGSGSYAGSNAGSYAGSEGSGSGYGEGQGSGFGSGGRH, encoded by the coding sequence ATGGCTTGTGGAAGTGCTTCTGGTTTGGCTTTGCTTCTTTGCTTCTTGTGCTTGGCCATGGTTAGCACCGAAAGCCGCCCCACAGCTCGAAAGGATCTTAGTGTGAACCTCGGCGGCGGTCCGGGGCTCGGGCAAGGGCTTGGGCTCGGTCTCGGTCTAGGGCTTGGGCTCGGTGTTGGTGACGGGGGCTCTGCATCTGGGTCCGGGTCGGGCTCTGGCTCGGTGTCTGGTTCCGGTTCTGGTTCTGGTTCCGGCTCTGGTTCGGCCTCTGCGTctggttcaggttcgggttcaggCTCATACGCCGGGTCTAATGCTGGTTCATATGCTGGGTCAGAGGGTTCCGGGTCGGGGTACGGAGAGGGGCAGGGGTCTGGATTCGGATCGGGAGGACGCCACTGA
- the LOC109706868 gene encoding tetraspanin-15, whose product MKRILRLLAVLASFVSLPALACGVWLLVTRDYDCEDLLVTSGMRVGVGVGLLGMFVVSNAAGYSTVRKGVALAGYAVLAVALVVALTMGLVLVGVYKMEARQVPASPGWFQTRLASTGNWNEVKSCLYNNRICSDLAYRTGGLSAHEFGKIKLSPVEAGCCKPPDECGMAYVSATDWIFAENNDYAKYAGGKYRPDCRAWGNRADQLCFNCDMCRDGFAKAVTSRWRKVGIFLIVISVLLIAVHAARFIILMSKK is encoded by the exons ATGAAGCGCATCCTACGCCTTCTCGCCGTCCTCGCCTCCTTCGTCTCCCTCCCCGCACTCGCATGCGGCGTGTGGCTCCTCGTGACCCGTGACTACGACTGCGAGGACCTGCTTGTGACGAGCGGCATGCGCGTAGGCGTCGGGGTGGGGCTCCTCGGCATGTTTGTCGTCAGCAATGCAGCCGGGTACTCGACCGTGCGGAAGGGGGTGGCGCTGGCCGGGTACGCGGTGCTGGCGGTGGCGCTCGTGGTGGCACTCACCATGGGGCTCGTGCTCGTCGGCGTGTACAAGATGGAGGCCCGACAAGTCCCCGCCTCGCCCGGGTGGTTCCAGACGCGCCTCGCGAGCACCGGAAACTGGAATGAGGTGAAGTCGTGCTTGTACAACAATCGCATCTGCAGCGACTTGGCGTACCGCACCGGCGGCCTCTCGGCGCACGAATTCGGCAAGATCAAGCTCTCTCCGGTTGAG GCGGGATGTTGCAAACCGCCGGACGAATGCGGGATGGCGTACGTGAGCGCGACCGACTGGATATTTGCAGAGAACAACGACTACGCAAAATACGCCGGAGGCAAGTACAGGCCCGATTGTCGTGCGTGGGGGAACCGAGCCGATCAGCTGTGCTTCAACTGCGATATGTGCAGGGACGGGTTCGCGAAGGCCGTCACGAGTCGATGGAGGAAGGTCGGGATCTTCCTTATCGTGATTTCGGTGCTCCTGATCGCAGTGCACGCGGCACGGTTCATCATCTTGATGTCAAAGAAGTAG